The stretch of DNA TTGCATTGGCATCGCTGGTGCTGGCGATACTACCAGTCGCCTGCACGATTTTGTAATCGCCAGTAGTTGGATTGGTCGATCTAAAGATCTTGACTTGAAAGTCTCTAGGAAGAGATGAGAGCTTAATGTACAACGGGTCGCCATATAACTGGTTCACGTTCTGATCAATCGTGGCCTTCGAGCGATGAAGGATGGATTGCCCTGAAAATCCCGTTATGTCGATCTCCCAATAACTCATGGGGAACGTATCATAAATCTCGTGGGCCCTTCTGCCTGGCAGCCCGCCCTGAGCCTGCCATTCATATGGATCAATCACAACAAAAATCTCATTCCCGACCTGAAAGCGATAGATATCCATCCAAACCTGCCAGGTATTGTCTCCAAGCAACCCCATCCTGATTTCACCGACCATCAATTCCAGCTTATCGCTCTTCAAAATGGGAATTGCAGGAGGAGCCACTTGCCACTTCCGTATTGAAGGATCGAGCTTCATGATGAGCTTGTTGAACACATTAAATTGGGTGGAATCAATATTCCTTGCCAAGGCCAATCGCTCCCGACCATATTCTCTTAGTTTGGAAGCCATCTCGGATGGCGATTTCGACCCCTCGAATTGTGGAAGTTTCATAGCCGCTCCCCACATGTACGTTTCGTAACTCATCGCAGCGCAGAAATATGCCTGTGCCTCAATGTCGAGGACAAAGGCCGCGAAAGGATTGCAATAGAACGAAGGTATACCGGTCGCCTCCGCACATAATCTCGAGAGAGAAGAGAGCTTGTTCATCACCCAAGCGGACAACGTTTGGGCTTTGAGGAGCTGTTCCTTCACCTCCTCCAATGCCATCACCTTGCTTACTGCCTGGATGAACTTTATTGGTGCCGTTGCGGCATACATCACAGTACCAAATGCATATGTAACCATGCCATGCACAGCAAGGGTGGCTCCAAGCAATTGCTTCCCAACAAGTCCAAACAAGCCATCTCCAAGGAATACCCAATTGACTACTTTACTCACAATCAAATCTGCCAGGCCATTAACTCCAGCGTTGACTCCAGCATTCACTACAGCCGTGGTTAGTTCTTTAATAAACACAGAATGATCTTGTTGCTCGGTATCTCCATTAACTTTCAATTCTAGGCCGGATATTGTTTGACTGATAGCAAGGTTGAGACCGGCGTCTTTAAGTGTCGGCCCTGCAACCTCTAGGAAGACCCTCATCTTATTCAATGCACTTAGCCATACATACTGGGTCAATTCCTCGAGGCTAACCGAACCACTTAGAATATCCTTCCCATAATAGGCCATCGCCGAATCGATTTCGTTCATGAGGCGGTCCGAGTGCATCTTTTTCAGCTCAGTGTTATATGCCTTACCTACATCCAGAATGACTGATTCTCCAAAGCTGGATATTGTCTTCTGAATAAAATTATTATTAATTCGATCATATCTTAATTTGATAAATCCTCCCGATCCGTCGTTTAGCGGAATAAAAATATCAGTCCATTTACCATACTGATTGCCGGAGTTCTGATATTTGATTCCCGACATAAGTTCCTTGGATTTCGATGGCAGAGTATTTACGTCGAATGCGGGTGCGCCAGTGCCAATATCCGAGCACAAGGATGCCACTTCAACCAGGGCCATCGCACCACCGAGGACCAAATGCGTCTGATCCACCGTTGGTTCTTGCTCCATCAACGCCTGCATGAGCAGTTGTCCCAGAATAAAATAAGGATCAACGTCACTAGGAAAGCCGCGTTTCAATGAATCTAGGTATTCATCGTTGAGCGATATGCTGCCGAGCGTTTCCATCAACTGCGAGTCAATTATGAAGGTGTGCGTATCCTCTTGAACGACCTCGAGCAGTCCCCTGGGAACCATTCCCTGCTTAGAATTGGAGAACTTGATTGACATCTCATATAGAACGTTCCCTATCGTTAGACCTTCAAGAACTTCACGTCCAGAGGTCGAAACCTTAAGCGATCCTGGTAAAAGATAGGCAAGGAATGTCGGATCCTTCGCATTGTATTTATCGATAATTGCATTTGCATCATTGTGATTCTGGACCATGCAATTAATTTCATAATTTAGACCGTTTATGACTACTCGATCTAACGCAACGCCTATTGGCACATTGGCATCGACCTTTGCCAAGGTTTCCGAAGATTTTAACCCTTCTAGTTGAGAATTGTACGCGCTGACCTGATAATAATATGTCTGCCCAGATACAACATTTGAATCAGTGTACGAATTCACATTAAAAGTTGCATATGGTGTATTTCCTTCTCCACCGCTTGAAAATCCTCTGTATATCTTATATCCAAGAATAATGGAACTCCCGGAAGACGGAGTATCCCAAGTTAGGAATATTTGATTGTTTGAAACCGTTGCCCTGAGATTCTGTATAATAGAAGGTGCGACGTTATTAGGACCGCCGGCAGTAGCAGACACCTCTGATGAGTATGGTCCTTCGCCGAAAGAGTTGAACGCCTTGATCTTGTAATAATAGGTTGTCCCCGTAGTCAAAGAGTTATCATGATAGGTCAAACCTGCAGTGACAGTGTAATAGTAATCAGCGTTCTGATTGTTGCTGGTCGTAGACCAGTAAATATTGTACCCTTGAATTGACGAACTACCAGAAGCAATTGGTACGTCCCACGACAGGACGATCTCGGCTTGATTTGGAGTTGGGACGGCATTGAAGTTTATGGGTTCCGAAGGGCTGTTTGAAGGATCTATGGTTGTGCCCATCATCAGTCCATAGAAAATGTCTCCACTTGCAGGGAAATTCGAGTTAGAATATGCATGCCCCCTGATTGTGGTGGGAGTCCCCTGTATCCAGTTCTGATTGCCCACGGTCGGTGCTACCAGTCCTTGGAATGTTATCGAGGTAAGAGCGGTACAATAGGAGAAAGCGACTGACCCGATGTAAGTCACGCTGGCAGGGATGGTAATGGATGTCAACAAAGTGCATAGTTCAAAGGCCGTGTTTCCGATTGAGGTCACGCCAGTTACGATGGTAACGGAAGTCAATGATTCACATTGATAGAACGCCTGATCCCCTATGGAGAGGAGGCTTGATGGCATGATCACGGATGCGACCAGATGACCATGTACACTGTTGAAGGCATTGTCACCGATGGCAACCACCGGATAATTTCCTAATGTCGAGGGGATTGTGATCGCTCCGCCCGCTCCTGTGTATCCGGTAATTGTAGATCTTCCATCATTGACCGTGAAAGTATAATCCGATGGTGCATCAGTGTATTCACCCATCACCAGTCCGTAAAAATCGCTTCCAGGGGCAGGGAAATTCGAAGCAGCATAGGCATGGCCTCTGATTCCCAATCCTGTGCCTAGGATCCAATTCTCGCCGATGCTGGTCGGGGCAGCAAGTCCCAAGAATGTTATTGAAGCCAGGGAGGTACATACTTCGAACGCATAGTCACCTATTATCCTCACGTTGCTCAGGATGGTCAGGGAGGAAAGAGAACTGCAGAAAGCGAAGGCCAACTCTCCGATAGAGTTGACCCCAGTCCCAATAACCACCGATGTCAGATTGTTGCACTCATAGAATGCCTGGTTGCCGATGGTCTTTAAATTATCAGGAATCACAATCGATGTCAGTGAACTGCATCGGTAGAACGCTGACATCTCTATAGACGTTAAACTATCCGGCATCGAAATTGAGGTCAAGTAGATGCAATGGTAGAAAGAAGAATAGGCGATAGAAGTAACTCCGTCAGGAATGGTAATCGCGCCAACTTTCCCTTGCGGACACTGGATTAATGAAATCAATAATTTATTGTATAACACCCCGTCAACGCTTGCATAATTCTGGTTGTCCTTATTGACGTTGATTGCAGTCATGGATGTACATTCATAGAACGGAGTGGATCCTATTGAAGTAACATCGATGGGAATGATGATGGAGGATAAGGCGGTGCAATATGCGAACGAAAAGTCCCCGATAGTTTTCACGCTATCAGATAGGATTACAGATGTCAAAGAAGCACATTCATAAAACGAATCATTACCGATCGACATTATGGTATCTGGAATGGTCACAGAAATCAATGAGGTGTGGGACATGAATGCATTATTCCCGATGGCCACGACGGAATAACCCCCTAGAGTTTCAGGGATCTTGATCACCCCTTCTTTACCTATATATCCAGTGATCGTGGCCTTTCCATCGCTGACCGTAAAAATGTAATCTGACGATACATCTTTAGCAATAGGAAGATGGTCCATCGCTCCAGCCGCACCATCGATGTGATATGGAGAATCGACGATTCCATCGCCATTAATATCCGGAGCGGTCCAATCTCCCCAATAATTGCCGCCTGTTGTAGAATTCCAGTAATTCGCCCCGTCATCATATGCTTGAACAAATGAGGGAGGTGGGATCGAATTGGCCATATTATTGTCAATCAGAGTATTTCCCTCGATATTGTTGCTGTTGGTGGCCGAATCTAGCCAGATGCCGTACATCTCGTTACCAATGACACGATTGTCAGTGATTTCGTTGTTTGAGCCAGTGATTAGGTGGATCCCATAGACAATGTTGTCATGAATGTCATTATCCGAAATCGTGTTATGTGTCGAGTTATCCAGTATAACGCCTTTTTGACTGTTGTTTAATGAATTGGCTCTAATGATGTTATAATCACTCGAATCAAGCAAGGCGTCGTGATAAGCGCTGCCATTAAAATTGTTGTTTAATATAATATTATAGTCCGAGAAAAATAAACTGAGACCATCGCGTCCACTACATGAGTTGTTGGACAGCGTATTGAAGCTAGAGGATGAAAGAATAATGGCGTCAAATCTACCGGCTACAAAGTTGTTGGATAACGTATTGTGGTCAGAGGATTCAAAGGTGATACCATATTCAGTACTGACATTGTTGTTAGCTATTGTATTGTTGGCTGCATGGCTGAGATAGATACCTGTTCTTACAGAATAGAGACATGTGTTACTATCGATAATGCAGTTCTCACTATTGAGTAGCCATATTCCCCTACTACCTTGACTGATGGGGGATGTGTCATGCAACCAGCAGTTGCGAATGACGAGGTATGAGCTTACATTCCCGATATGGATGGCAGCCGTGCGACCTATTGCGTCAATTTCCAGGTTCTCGATAAGATAGGGATAGTCTTTCGACCCGTCACCTTTCCAACCATTTGCGGTCGCCGCTGCACCCAATTCCCCGTCATTGTTGATGACGATCGGTTCAGAGATAACCCTGTCCCCTGAAGGTGTCGCACTTTCAGTTATCTTTGCAGGCGTGGTCACTCCCAAAATCATACTATTGTCAATAATTTGATTAGTGGAATCGTCCACCAAAGGCAACCCAGTTATGGTGGAACTTGTTAGAACAAATATCGCGACAATAAATTCGAGAATACATTTGGTTTTCTTGCTGACAGCCATCCGAATCCCCCTATCTCATTTCCAATTGTCAAGGTTGATAATAGAGAATTGTGGAATGTATAAAGGTTGCTGTCGAAAGAAAGATCGAGCTCTTTCCTCTAAAGATATTGAGTTGTAACATCATCGCGGTGCATAGGTCGGGCACAAGAAATGTTAACATGGCTCGACCAGCCGGTTGGCTATATCTGACGATATGGATAATGCTCCGATCCAGGACACTTCTTCATGCCTGTCGTCAACCGGTGACCGCGCGCCTCGAACATTCCTGAATGAATGCTCGTTGAGGATACACATCGTTGGAGGCGGGCGTCGGAACCAACTAGTTTCCGTCCTTTCTTGAGATAGAGAGCGTCCCTTCCGTCCAGTATGAGGATTTGATTTGAATACTGATCGCTCACATAGTAACTGCATAGACTCGTACCGGACCATCCATTTGCATCCGACTTGCTTTCGTTAGCACCTTGCAAACGGAGATCTGAATAAAGTGGAATGCGTCGATGATGGAGTCCTCGAAGGAGATCGGGCCGATAACCTGATCCATAGAATAAGGCGAAACGATGACCGAACCGACCCTGGGCGTGCTCATAGTGGACGACAACCCCTTCGATGTGAGGCTGTTAAAGGAACTGATCGGGGAGACCAAGGTTCCGGTAACTATCAGGATCGCCAAGAATGGAGAGCAGGGGATGTCCGAGCTCTTGGAGATGATCAAGAAGCCCCCTCTCCCCGACCTGGTCTTTCTTGACCTGAACATGCCGGGAGAAAGCGGGCATTACGTACTCAATTTCATCAGAAGCAAGGAGGCCCTGGCGAAGGTCAAGGTCATCATCTATACGGGTTCGGTATACCAATCTGATGAATATCGGGCTTGGAAGAACAGGGCGGACGGCTACCTGGTCAAGCCCTCAGGCAGGGTCGAGATGGAGAAAATGACCGAGAAATTACGGCGCATCCTGGAGGCACTTCAGGCCTCCAAGGGCTGAACACCAACGGCCATGCCACGAATGGGGTTTCTGGTCGACGGGGAAGTCGAGCCGTACGGCTTTGGAATTTAGATCGAGGCCGTTGATATTGGCCCTCCCGCAAAATATGTAATACCACGGTATGATACAGGATAACACGGTATCTGCCGACTGGCGGCGGGACTTTTACGCCAAATCCAAATTCCGGAGGTAAGATCCATGATGATATCCATCGCTGAACTAAGGGACCTGACCACGAAGGCCATTGCCGGCTTCGGCTATAACGAAGAGGAGACCGCGGCGATACGCGAGATCCTTCTGTATGCCCAACTGCGCGGCAACAATCAGGGGGTGGTGAAATTGATCGGTAAGGGGATCCCCAGGGATCCTGCTGCCAGAGAGATCGTCATCGAAAAGGAAACGCCCCTCTCGGCGCGCATCAACGGCAACCGCAACCATGCTATGATCGTAGTGCGCAAGGCACTGGAGATAGTCACGGCAAAGGCGGAGAAGAACGGATTCGGTATCGCGGGATCATTCAACACCAACACATCCTCCGGCGCCATTGGCTACGTCGCCTCCGAACTGGCTCGAAGGGGGTTCATCGGTTTCGTGTTTGGCAGGTCGCCGGAACGCGTGGCCATGCAAGGCTCCTATGAACCGATCTTCGGCACCAACCCGTTGGCGATCGGAATCCCGACCGGGGATGAGCCGATCGTGCTGGACATGTCCACGGCGGCAACATCCTACTTCGGGCTGGTGGAGGCGGTGACCAAGGGGAGCGACATCCCCGGGGACATGGCGTACGATGCCAGCGGCCAGCCGACCACGAGCCCCGCGCAAGCGATCAAGGGGGCGATCCGTTCCTTCGACCGGGGGTACAAAGGTTCGGCCCTGGGCATGATCGGTGAGATCCTGGCCGGTCCGCTGGTCGGGGCGGCGTTCTGTGGCCTCGGCGACAGCAAAGGAAACTGGGGGCATCTGATCTTCGCCATCGACCCGGATCTCCTCGGTGACCGCGATGAATTCCAGGCCAATGTGAAGCAGGTCATCGGCCGGGTCAGATCAACCAAGCGTCTGCCGGGAGTGGACGAGATCCTGGTGCCGGGGGAACGCGGTTCCCGCACCGCACGGGAATGTCTGGAGAAAGGGGAGATCGATATCGAGGACAACCTGCTCGTGGAGCTGCGCAAGGTCGCCGGGCGGCAGCCTTCATAACAGTAGCGGCTCCACTCGGTAACGATGGTCAAGGATATGGTGACGGTCAGACAACCAACCATTATGATCATGGAATTAGGATATTCTTGGTCAAATATAATTTCCCGGATGATGAACAAGGCCTGGAAGAATCAATGACCCATTCATGAAGCGAGTAATTTCTAATATTATTTTTGTGGGCATTCCCGACTAGGAACGTTCCTTCGATTGGTGAACAAGATATGGTCTGGAAGAATACTTGTTAAGGTATCCTTCCAGCATCAAAGGGCCTGTGATGGCCGATCTCGTTCACTGTGAATGTGGACGCCGTATTGCCCGATCCTGGTGGCGTTGGCTCACCCTGTCATAAGCCTCACAGATGTCCCGTAGATGCTTTCATGAGCGCCGTCGTCCTGTTGCCATACCACCATGGCTTTGCAGTTGCCATCCATGGCGACCTGTGCATTCGAGGCATCGCCGGCTCCATGCTCCAGGACGACTGCCTCCCAAGTTCCACCAGCGTACAGGCTGGCTATGATGCTTTCCCAGACGCCGTCATATTGGCACACCACCATGGCGTTGCCGTTATCATCCATGGCGACCTGCGCTGAAGAAATTCCTCCAAACACGTTCGCCAGTTCGTTCATTGCACTCCAGACACCTGATTCATATCTTATGGCGTGCACTGCCCTGATATCCAGGCTGGCCCTCCATAACCAGACCACCGTCGCATCCCCATTGCCATCCATGGCGATCCGGGGGTCATAGAAGTAATTGTTCGCACTGTTGTTCTCAAGCAGTTGGGGTGTTCCCCAGGTTCCCGACGAGAAACGATCGGAATAGATGCCGCTGAGTTCTTGTCCGCCGTCGGTCGGCCACCAAGTTTGACTCCACACCACCATGGCGTTGCCGTTGCCATCCATGGCGACCTGAGCACAGGACGCATCTCCTGCTCCGGTCTTCAGTGGCATGACCTCTCCCCAGGTCTCGGAAGAGAAATACATGGCATAGACGCTCATGTGGGACAGGCTGTCCAGCTGGGACCATACCGCCATTGCGTTGCCGTTTCCATCCATGGCCACTTGCGGGCTCCAGGCGTTTCCGGTTCCATATTCCAGGAGTGCGACCGCCCCCCATGCTCCGGATGAGAAATACCTGGCATAGATGCTCAAATGCGAGGAGCAATCATACTGGGACCATACCACCATGGCGTTACCATTGTCATCCATTGCCACTTGCGGGCTCCAGGCATTTCCGGTTCCGTACTCCAGGAGCGTGACCTCTCCCCAGGTCCCGGACGAGAAATACCTGGCATAGAGGTTCAAGTGAGAGGAGTCATCGAACTGCTGCCAGACTACTACGGCATTGCCTTCACGGTCCATCGCCACCTGCGGGCTCCAGGCATTTCCGGTTCCGTACTCCAGGAGCACGACCGGCCCCCAGACCCCAGCAACATACATTCTGGCATAGATGCTGTCATGAGCGCCATCATATTGCTGCCAGACCACTACGGCATTACCATTAATGGCCGCAGCTACCTGGGGCTTGCTGGCATATCCTGACCCATATTCCAGGAGCTCTACCGTTCCTGATGCGCCTGGTATGAACCTCAGGGCGAAGATGCTACTTCCTCCCCAGACCGCGATAGCCTCGCCATTGACGTCCATGGCGATCTGTAATTCAGGGGCGACATTATCCATCAGTTTTATATTGGAACCCCAGACCCCAGCGTGATATCTGGCATAGTAGGTGTCTTCCACAGTCCGGATATCATTGTCGAAATCTGTGTAGCTTTCCGACCAAACCACCAAAATATTGTCATCATTGTCGATGACGACTTGCCAATCAAAGAGCATTACCTCACTCGCACCAGTGAGATCTACGACCGGACTCCATATGCCTGATGCAAATGTTGTGCCGCTCAAGATAACGGTGCTCATCCAGAACCCTTTTTCCCAGATCACCGCTGCATCGCCCTTGCTGTTCATGACTATCTCGGGGCTATTATAGCTGAAATCATTGTCGCTTTCTGAAATCTGCTTGGGCGTTCCCCAGGCTCCCGATGAGAAACGATCAGCATAGATGCCGTTGAGTTGCCAATCATCGATCGACCACCACGTTTGACTCCACACCACCATGGCATTGCCATTTCCATCCATAGCCACCTTGGGGCTCTGAACATCCCCGGCCGCGTTCGCAAGCAGCGTGACCTCTCCCCAGGCCCCGGAAGAGAAATGCCTGGCATAGACGCTCATGTGGGATAGGCTGTCCAGCTGGGACCACACCACCATGGCATTGCCGCAGCTGTCCATCGCCACCTGCGGGCTCCAGACATCCCCGGTTCCGCACTCCAAGAGCTTCGGCGTCATCCATACTCCTCCCGAGAAACCAGCGGCATAGGCGCTAGGATGGGAATCGCTGTCATTTTGGACCCACACCACCATGGCGTTGCCATTGCTGGACATGGCGATCTGAGGCGATTTGGCCTCACCTGCTTCCGTCTCGATCGTATGGGCTGTTCCCCACACACCGGCGGACAGACGGTTAGAATAGATGCTCTGGTGACCAGAGCAGTCCACCTGTTGCCAGACGGCGATGGCGTTACCGTTATTGTCCATAACGACCTGTGGTGAGCTGGCGTCTCCGGTCCCGATATCGATCATCTTGGCCGTTCCCCAGACACCGGCGGACAGACAATTGGCAAAGATTCTGGTGTGGGCACCATCGAGTTGTTGCCAAACCACAACTGCGTTACCGTTATTGTCCGTGGCGATCTGAGGGTTATTGGCCGCTCCTGAACCGGTCCCCAGCGAACTTGTTGAACTGACCCAACTCTCCGGTGCAGCACCGGCGTTTGAAGGTATCGAGATCATCGTCATGAAGAACGATCCGACTATTACGAACGCGATCATTCTTCTTACATTCCCATTGATTCTAGTGGCCTTCAGAATGATATCCCCCAATTATTATTTACTGCGATTGTATTTTATAGTTTGTAATGTAGAATAATAAAATGTCTATAGAATTATTACATTCTGAAGAAATTTCATAGCATCAATTAAGATAGAATTTATTTGGTCTGGATATTTATTTCCAAATCAAAAGCAGAACTATTAGGAGGCATTTAATATGAACATTTTATTAATCAAATCCAAATATTTTTTGTGGCCACATATGACGAATTTGACGTGATTGGAATCACCATGAAGGAGGGCACATTCGAATGCCTCGCACACAACGAAGATGACCTTGTTGGGGATCCGGGCACAAAAATATCAATTTAAGCAACTTGAGTGATGCTGGTGGATGTTCTGGACCATATTATTGCCGAGCTTAGAACGAAAAAAAGGAACAGGAAAGAGTTTAGAAAGAGGCCGTAGCGATCGTGTCCGCATTGTTGAACGTCAGTATGGTCGGCTCCGAAGTCTGCGATATCTCAAAGGCGACGTTCAACACAAGCGATGCCCCCGCCTGCAACCCGGATGGAACAGCCGGGGTGTTCGGAAGATAGGTCGAACTGTGGACCAGCCCGTCGGCGGTGTTGACCTCGAAGTAGTACGAACTGAGAGTCAGGGTCGTGGTCTCAAGGTTGGTCACCTTTACCGTCACGTTGATGAACCGGTTACCTGCATCTGGCGTTATGTAGGGATTGCCACTGGCAGTCACCTGATAGCTCAGTCCCGTGAGGAGGACCTTTGCCGGCTCCGTTATCGCGGTCGAGCTCCAGACGCTGGTCAACGACGCAGAGCAGGTATGTGTGGAAAACAGGTCAGAATAATCGATTGAGGACGCTGTCACACCCACAGGGACCAGGAAGTAGATCGTCACGGGCTCCTTTCCACCTGCAGCCACCGCCGAAGCCATGTTATAATCGATCAGCCACGAATACGTGTAAGAGATGCCGTCCGAACCGGTGAGCTTGAAGTAAATGGGATTCAGCGGTATTTCGCTTATCAGTCCATTTGATATGTTCAGCGACACCATCACATATCTCATCCCGTTCGCCGGCTGCCATAGCGCATCGTTTGTGACGTAGGGCCTTGCCGAGCTCGCCGTCATGCTCACCTTTCCAAAGATAGAACCGCCATTGTTTCCGTTGTTCGAGGCCGAGCTCATCACGACAGCGGCTGCGATCGCAGCGATAACGACCAGCAGGATCACGACCACCGCCACGATCATCAGGGTCTTTTTCTTCTTCGCCGGCGCCACAGGCGGGGCGCCATAGATCATATGAGGCGCGGGACTGTACTGTTGTCCGCCAGGTGGCTGAGCGTTCAAGGGCAATGCGCAATTAATGCAGAATCCGTTGGCATCTTCATTTAAGGTGCCACACCTGGGACAGATCAATTATTTACCTCGGCGGTAAATAAATTAACTCAATATTTAATTAAGACCGAGCCATTCCGAAAAATGTAATCTGTTTTATGATCAAGGAATCTTCGATCTTGGATTATCCAACAGAGAAAGAAGGCTATGCTTTCGAGCTTGTTACCGCACCCGGGGCATCAATCATCCCTCTCTCCTACAGCATCCGTAATTCAGTCATTTGCTGGCATAGACTCGGATAAGACATCTTAGAAACCGAAGCAGTCTTGGATGATGATCATTTCTGGGGCCAAAGGTGTTACCTCGTACACGGTTGATCAAGAGGTCACCATGGTTTCAAACACCTTTCCATTTTCTCCTCACCACAACGATAAATGCGATCATCGCAGCAGCCAGGAGCGCCACGACTCCGATGAGGAGGGCTGGGACGTCGTTCATCGGGGACGCCCTCGCTCCATTGTAGACGTTCCCGTACATCTGGGATGAGCCGGTCACCAGGGTTCCCACTGTACAGTTGTGGAAGACGTTGTTGGTTATGGTGGTATCCTGGCTTCCCTGGTTGGCCGTGATCCCGTATGCCCAGCCGATGACTGTGTTGCCCTCTATGATGTTGTGCGTGGATGTGCCTCCAGATGCGGAGACGATTATGCCGTAGTTCGATCTCGATCCTGTCATGTCCGCAA from Methanomassiliicoccales archaeon encodes:
- a CDS encoding response regulator, with the translated sequence MTEPTLGVLIVDDNPFDVRLLKELIGETKVPVTIRIAKNGEQGMSELLEMIKKPPLPDLVFLDLNMPGESGHYVLNFIRSKEALAKVKVIIYTGSVYQSDEYRAWKNRADGYLVKPSGRVEMEKMTEKLRRILEALQASKG
- a CDS encoding DUF4352 domain-containing protein, with protein sequence MPLNAQPPGGQQYSPAPHMIYGAPPVAPAKKKKTLMIVAVVVILLVVIAAIAAAVVMSSASNNGNNGGSIFGKVSMTASSARPYVTNDALWQPANGMRYVMVSLNISNGLISEIPLNPIYFKLTGSDGISYTYSWLIDYNMASAVAAGGKEPVTIYFLVPVGVTASSIDYSDLFSTHTCSASLTSVWSSTAITEPAKVLLTGLSYQVTASGNPYITPDAGNRFINVTVKVTNLETTTLTLSSYYFEVNTADGLVHSSTYLPNTPAVPSGLQAGASLVLNVAFEISQTSEPTILTFNNADTIATASF
- a CDS encoding leucine-rich repeat protein encodes the protein MAVSKKTKCILEFIVAIFVLTSSTITGLPLVDDSTNQIIDNSMILGVTTPAKITESATPSGDRVISEPIVINNDGELGAAATANGWKGDGSKDYPYLIENLEIDAIGRTAAIHIGNVSSYLVIRNCWLHDTSPISQGSRGIWLLNSENCIIDSNTCLYSVRTGIYLSHAANNTIANNNVSTEYGITFESSDHNTLSNNFVAGRFDAIILSSSSFNTLSNNSCSGRDGLSLFFSDYNIILNNNFNGSAYHDALLDSSDYNIIRANSLNNSQKGVILDNSTHNTISDNDIHDNIVYGIHLITGSNNEITDNRVIGNEMYGIWLDSATNSNNIEGNTLIDNNMANSIPPPSFVQAYDDGANYWNSTTGGNYWGDWTAPDINGDGIVDSPYHIDGAAGAMDHLPIAKDVSSDYIFTVSDGKATITGYIGKEGVIKIPETLGGYSVVAIGNNAFMSHTSLISVTIPDTIMSIGNDSFYECASLTSVILSDSVKTIGDFSFAYCTALSSIIIPIDVTSIGSTPFYECTSMTAINVNKDNQNYASVDGVLYNKLLISLIQCPQGKVGAITIPDGVTSIAYSSFYHCIYLTSISMPDSLTSIEMSAFYRCSSLTSIVIPDNLKTIGNQAFYECNNLTSVVIGTGVNSIGELAFAFCSSLSSLTILSNVRIIGDYAFEVCTSLASITFLGLAAPTSIGENWILGTGLGIRGHAYAASNFPAPGSDFYGLVMGEYTDAPSDYTFTVNDGRSTITGYTGAGGAITIPSTLGNYPVVAIGDNAFNSVHGHLVASVIMPSSLLSIGDQAFYQCESLTSVTIVTGVTSIGNTAFELCTLLTSITIPASVTYIGSVAFSYCTALTSITFQGLVAPTVGNQNWIQGTPTTIRGHAYSNSNFPASGDIFYGLMMGTTIDPSNSPSEPINFNAVPTPNQAEIVLSWDVPIASGSSSIQGYNIYWSTTSNNQNADYYYTVTAGLTYHDNSLTTGTTYYYKIKAFNSFGEGPYSSEVSATAGGPNNVAPSIIQNLRATVSNNQIFLTWDTPSSGSSIILGYKIYRGFSSGGEGNTPYATFNVNSYTDSNVVSGQTYYYQVSAYNSQLEGLKSSETLAKVDANVPIGVALDRVVINGLNYEINCMVQNHNDANAIIDKYNAKDPTFLAYLLPGSLKVSTSGREVLEGLTIGNVLYEMSIKFSNSKQGMVPRGLLEVVQEDTHTFIIDSQLMETLGSISLNDEYLDSLKRGFPSDVDPYFILGQLLMQALMEQEPTVDQTHLVLGGAMALVEVASLCSDIGTGAPAFDVNTLPSKSKELMSGIKYQNSGNQYGKWTDIFIPLNDGSGGFIKLRYDRINNNFIQKTISSFGESVILDVGKAYNTELKKMHSDRLMNEIDSAMAYYGKDILSGSVSLEELTQYVWLSALNKMRVFLEVAGPTLKDAGLNLAISQTISGLELKVNGDTEQQDHSVFIKELTTAVVNAGVNAGVNGLADLIVSKVVNWVFLGDGLFGLVGKQLLGATLAVHGMVTYAFGTVMYAATAPIKFIQAVSKVMALEEVKEQLLKAQTLSAWVMNKLSSLSRLCAEATGIPSFYCNPFAAFVLDIEAQAYFCAAMSYETYMWGAAMKLPQFEGSKSPSEMASKLREYGRERLALARNIDSTQFNVFNKLIMKLDPSIRKWQVAPPAIPILKSDKLELMVGEIRMGLLGDNTWQVWMDIYRFQVGNEIFVVIDPYEWQAQGGLPGRRAHEIYDTFPMSYWEIDITGFSGQSILHRSKATIDQNVNQLYGDPLYIKLSSLPRDFQVKIFRSTNPTTGDYKIVQATGSIASTSDANASDTTPVFLGVMAIAALSVVAVVLIYKRRRNK
- a CDS encoding Ldh family oxidoreductase gives rise to the protein MMISIAELRDLTTKAIAGFGYNEEETAAIREILLYAQLRGNNQGVVKLIGKGIPRDPAAREIVIEKETPLSARINGNRNHAMIVVRKALEIVTAKAEKNGFGIAGSFNTNTSSGAIGYVASELARRGFIGFVFGRSPERVAMQGSYEPIFGTNPLAIGIPTGDEPIVLDMSTAATSYFGLVEAVTKGSDIPGDMAYDASGQPTTSPAQAIKGAIRSFDRGYKGSALGMIGEILAGPLVGAAFCGLGDSKGNWGHLIFAIDPDLLGDRDEFQANVKQVIGRVRSTKRLPGVDEILVPGERGSRTARECLEKGEIDIEDNLLVELRKVAGRQPS